Proteins found in one Leishmania major strain Friedlin complete genome, chromosome 35 genomic segment:
- a CDS encoding serine peptidase (previous protein_id=AAZ14626.1), with amino-acid sequence MSFGSFLLSAGLYLVLVAVFVSLFLHIMSYRYRSQQNQLLYYPHIPPESREVCEDPVALGIPYAERVCVTTADKVRLWGYMLWPAPAPSAEKSGNASVPDSIGRASSNVATAEGGMHVEVDAPGSATDSTSASNMVSGSSRSVTMSSGMPSFVMLYFHGNAGNVGHRLPLAQAFVTHLKCAVMMVDYRGFGLSDDSEQTQETLELDAQACFDYLWQDPRVPRDRIIVMGTSLGGAVSIHLAANERYGRRIAAVIVENSFSSISDMASALSRPILTKLASRCPDLAVGIFEYYVKPLALRISWNSAQKITKVVVPMLFLSGMRDEIVPPEQMRTLYKAATKCLRDGNGGELTIPLRRFLEFEDGRHNNLPLMPGYMSALQDFVTDVRNAGAAAVV; translated from the coding sequence ATGAGCTTTGGCAGCTTTCTTCTCTCGGCTGGACTCTACTTGGTCCTCGTCGCCGTATTTGTGTCGCTTTTTCTGCACATCATGAGCTACCGCTACCGAAGTCAGCAGAACCAGCTTCTCTACTACCCACACATTCCTCCGGAGAGCCGAGAGGTCTGCGAAGACCCGGTGGCGCTCGGCATCCCCTACGCagagcgcgtgtgcgtcacCACCGCTGATAAGGTGCGATTGTGGGGCTACATGCTATggccagcgcctgcgccgtccgcggagaagagcggcaATGCAAGCGTTCCCGACTCGATCGGGCGCGCATCCTCGAACGTGGCCACCGCAGAGGGAGGCATGCATGTAGAGGTGGATGCACCAGGTAGCGCTACAGACAGTACCAGCGCCAGCAACATGGTGtctggcagcagcagaagcgtTACCATGTCGAGCGGGATGCCGAGTTTTGTGATGCTGTACTTTCACGGAAACGCCGGTAACGTTGGCCATCGCCTGCCTCTTGCTCAGGCCTTTGTGACCCACCTGAAGTGCGCGGTCATGATGGTTGACTATCGCGGTTTTGGCCTTAGCGATGACTCGGAGCAGACGCAGGAGACGTTGGAGCTGGATGCGCAGGCCTGCTTCGATTATCTGTGGCAGGATCCTCGTGTGCCGCGTGATCGTATCATTGTCATGGGCACTAGCCTCGGTGGCGCTGTTTCGATTCACTTGGCTGCCAACGAGCGGTACGGCCGTCGCATAGCTGCTGTGATTGTAGAAAACTCCTTCAGCTCCATTAGCGACATGGCCTCTGCGCTGAGCCGGCCAATCCTGACGAAGCTGGCGAGCCGGTGCCCAGACCTTGCGGTGGGTATCTTCGAGTACTACGTCAAGCCCCTGGCTCTGCGGATAAGTTGGAACAGCGCGCAGAAGATTACTAAGGTTGTGGTGCCGatgctctttctctctggtATGCGTGATGAGATTGTGCCACCGGAGCAGATGCGGACACTATACAAGGCCGCGACGAAGTGTCTGCGCGATGGCAACGGTGGCGAACTCACCATTCCGCTGCGTCGCTTTCTCGAGTTTGAGGACGGGCGCCACAACAACTTGCCGCTGATGCCCGGCTACATGAGCGCCCTGCAGGACTTTGTCACGGACGTGCGCAAcgccggagctgctgctgtcgtttGA